Proteins encoded in a region of the Salvelinus fontinalis isolate EN_2023a chromosome 17, ASM2944872v1, whole genome shotgun sequence genome:
- the e2f5 gene encoding transcription factor E2F5, producing the protein MAESMRSSLPNGGAASSRHEKSLGLLTIKFVTLLQEAKDGVLDLKVAADSLAVRQKRRIYDITNVLEGVGLIEKKTKNIIQWRGENLGCQTAEVLEQVEVLTSQLCELEEQEKELDSQKAWLEQSIKHMNDDPIGSRYMYVTHEDICDAFSGDTLLAVVAPSGTQLEVPVPETGQRGQKRYQVNLRSTSAPIQVMLINKESGSSRPVVFSVPPPEDLSSMPTPPTTPADLQRFPLPSDSAHFPSPVTHHISEHKMAPLRRYDEDLTPSSTPPDIHMECHPQATTGLAMQQLVGTPTGVQQQGVLGGHLGQELQSMLDVGSLLKLTNTGDHMKEEREGVADLIDELMSSDVFPLLRLSPNAGVDYNFNLDDNEGVCDLFDVQILNY; encoded by the exons ATGGCTGAGTCTATGCGCTCGAGCCTTCCGAACGGCGGAGCCGCATCGAGTCGACATGAGAAAAGTTTGGGGCTCCTCACAATCAAGTTCGTGACTTTACTCCAAGAGGCGAAGGACGGCGTACTTGACCTGAAAGTG GCTGCAGACAGCTTGGCTGtgagacagaagaggaggatcTATGACATCACCAACGTGCTGGAGGGAGTGGGCCTCATCGAGAAGAAAACCAAGAACATAATTCAGTGGAG AGGGGAGAACCTGGGCTGCCAGACAGCGGAGGTGCTGGAGCAGGTGGAGGTGCTGACTTCTCAGCTGTGTGAGCtggaggagcaggagaaggagcttGACAGCCAGAAGGCCTGGCTGGAGCAGAGCATCAAACACATGAACGACGACCCCATCGGCAGCAG ATATATGTATGTGACCCACGAGGACATCTGTGATGCGTTCAGCGGGGACACACTCCTGGCGGTGGTCGCTCCCTCAGGAACACAACTGGAGGTACCGGTGCCTGAAACG GGTCAGAGAGGCCAGAAGAGGTACCAGGTGAATCTAAGGAGCACGTCAGCTCCGATCCAGGTGATGCTCATCAACAAAGAGTCTGGTTCCTCCAGACCCGTTGTGTTCTCTGTGCCTCCCCCAGAGGACCTGTCTTCCATGCCTACCCCACCCACCACCCCTGCGGACCTGCAGAGGTTCCCCCTGCCATCTGATTCAGCCCATTTCCCCAGCCCTGTGACACACCACATCTCTGAACACAAGATGGCGCCACTGCGGAGGTACGATGAGGATCTTACACCCTCCTCCACCCCACCAGACATACACATGG AATGCCATCCCCAGGCGACTACTGGTCTAGCGATGCAGCAGTTGGTCGGCACGCCAACAGGTGTCCAGCAGCAAGGGGTTCTGGGAGGACACTTAGGCCAGGAGCTCCAGTCCATGCTGGACGTGGGCAGCCTTCTGAAATTAACCAACACAGGCGACCAcatgaaggaagagagagagg GTGTGGCTGACCTAATAGATGAGCTGATGTCTTCTGATG TGTTCCCTCTGCTGCGACTGTCTCCCAATGCAGGGGTGGACTACAACTTCAACCTGGATGACAATGAGGGAGTCTGTGATCTGTTCGACGTCCAGATCCTTAATTACTGA